TCGTACGTCTCCATGCATTTtctattcactttttttttttttatatgtattatgATTGACAGATACTAGGGAATATGAAGAAAGATTCCCGAACACTAATGTTGGTCACTGTGATGAAGAATCTTCAAAAGCTGGGTTATGTGTTTAAGGTGATACTTTATGGCATTTTATGCTTGCAGCTCTAGCGCTCatattgaagattttttttctctcctgTGTTATGGTATAAGCAAAATAGATGCTCTTGTTTGTTAATCCGCCGTAAATATGCAGTCAAGTGTAGAAACAAGCGTTAATGAGTCTTATTTCCCGCATCTCTTAGAAAAGCTTGTGACCTTAAAAGTTGTCAGGTTTTTGCCGTAGAGAATGGTGAAGCACGTTCATTATGGGAACAGTTAGCTGGCCATGTTAAAGTTCTGGTTTCAGATCAGCTGGGGCAGGCTGATTGGACAATGTATGTGCTTTATTGAATGTTTTTTGTTTCTCCCCTCCACCTGGATAAAGTTACAGTGATTCATATTCTGCAGTTTTGAAGGTGTTATTGCTGATTCGCTTGAAGCAAAAGAAGCCATTTCAAGGTGGGTGAATTAATTTTGTTAAGTTGCCTGCGATCAGAGTGATCTTTGTACTGCGTACTTATGCTGGCTGTTGCTGCCTAATATGTGAAAAATCAACTAGTTGCTGGGCGTCTCAGAATTTTGAGAGTTGCTTCTGTGGTTGCCATTCTGTGATGATAAAAGCTCATTTCTTTTTTGCAGCCTAATGCAGGAGCCATTTCGTTCAGTGCCACTTATATGGATAGTTCATGAAGATATTCTTGCAAATCGGTTGCCTGTTTACCAAAAGATGGGCCAAAATTCTCTAATCTCCCACTGGAGAAGTGCTTTTGCGAGAGCAAATGCTGTTGTCTTTCCACAGTTTACTCTGCCGGTAAATTCCTGTCTGCAATAAGCGTATAACCACTTGAAGTGTATCAAAGCGTGCTTTGTATATTTGactaaaatcttttttttttcagatgttGCATAGCATTCTTGATGTTGGGAACTTCGTTGTGATTCCAGAATCAGTAGTCGATGTTTGGGCTGCTGAAAGCTACAGTGAAGTCCACACAAAGCAAGAACTGAGAGAGATTAACGGATTTGGCGAGGATGACCTGGTCATCATGGTGCTCGGGAGCTCCTTCTTTTATGATGAGTTTTCTTGGGATAATGCCGTGGCAATGCACATGCTGGGACCACTATTGACACGATATGGGAGGAGAAAAGACACCGGCGGTTCCTTTAAGTTTGTTTTTCTATATGGCAATTCTACCGAAGGACAGAACAATGCTGTACAGGTAAAAAAGTTTTGGTGGCTTCTTCCTAAAAGGTTAGGAAATATAGTTTCTACAATCGATGCTATCAACAAAGAGAGGCCCATTGGTCTTGAGCTAAAACTCTAAGCAGTTCAGATATGAAAACTTCTTGTAAATTTCTCTTAATTCAAGTTCATATTGCTTGCTCATTTAACAGTAATTTTGCATGAGAAGGATGCATTCATGTGATTACTATATGATTCAGGTCGTGCTATCAAAAACACATTAATGTTTGATTCGGCTGTGtgcaaataatatttattgaGATTGCATACTGAAGATATAATTGTATGTTAATACATGATGCAGGAGGTTGCATCGAGGCTTGGGATGACCCAAGGCACTGTTCGGCATTTTGGTTTGAATGAGGATGTGAACAGAGTTCTTCTGATGGCTGATATTCTTGTTTATGCTTCTTCACAAGAGGAACAAAGTTTTCCTCCCTTAATTGTCCGAGCTATGAGCTTTGGCATCCCAATTATAACACCTGACTTTCCAGTCATGAAAAAATATGTTAGTACAGTGTAACTTATCATTTCTTGATAATGCCATATAGCTCTTTGGTTTTTGCTTATTAATGGATCTTTAACTGCAGATGGCTGATGGAGTTCATGGAATATTTTTTCGAAGAAACGACCCTGATGCATTGTTAAAGGCATTCTCACCCTTGATATCAGATGGAAGTCTCTCTAAATTTGCTCAAACAATTGCCTCTTCAGGAAGACTTTTAACTAAGAACATGATGGCAGCAGAATGCATAACTGGTTATGCTAGGCTTTTGGAGAACATAGTCCACTTTCCATCTGATACTTTCTTGCCTGGTTCTATTTCTCAACTTCAAGTAACCTCGTGGGAGTGGAGTCTGTTCAGGAGCGAAATAGGGCAGCCAAAAAGCTTCATCCAGGATTCCACTTATGCATCCATTGGAAGACGTGGAATCGTTTTCCAACTCGAAGAGAAGTTAACGGGTGTTGTCGAGTCAACAAACCCTGTTGACAACAACACCATATTTCTATCAGATGAGCTTCCTTCCAAATTAGACTGGGATGTTCTTGAAGAGATTGAAGGAGCTGAAGAGTACGAGAAAGTAGAATCTGAGGAGGTATCAAATTTTGCTGCCATCAGACATATTTCTAGGTTCTCACTAGACATTTTACTGTGTCTTGTTGAGCTGCATTGCTCTATTGTTTTGAATGATATCTTCCTTGTCTGAGATATAGCTAGAGGACAGAATGGAAAGAGATGTTGAGGATTGGGAAGAGATATACCGGAATGCTCGCAAATCGGAGAAGCTAAAGTTTGAGGTGAACGAACGGGATGAAGGAGAGCTTGAACGAACTGGTCAGCCGTTATGTATTTATGAGGTTTACAATGGAGCTGGTGCCTGGCCCTTTCTGCATCATGGATCTCTGTACCGTGGTTTGAGCTTGGTAAGCTTCTTTATTGGTTTGTTCTAATCCAGTGTAAACCTGTGCTTAATCATATTGctgttttctgatttttttgtcATATCTTCACTATAGTCCAGTAAAGATCGAAGGCTAAGCTCAGACGACGTTGATGCAGCAGACAGATTACCTCTTTTGAATGATAGTCATTATCGAGATATCCTCTGCGAAATTGGAGGAATGTTTTCTGTTGCAACTAAAGTGGATAGCATTCACATGAGACCTTGGATTGGATTTCAGTCATGGCGTGCTGCTGGTAGGAAGGTAGTCCTATAAAAGTAGTGTTTTTGATAATTCATTTTCGAAGTTACAGATTATGAGTATCACTCTAAATGTTGAACTACTTGAAAGCTTGAGTGGATTAATTTTGAAAGGCCAATACCCGTCGTTGTATCCGCTCACTGTTTGATGACACTTTTTGCTGTGGAGACAGGTCTCGTTATCATCTAAAGCTGAAGGGTCCCTGGAAAACATTATACAACAGGATACCAAGGGAGAGATTATTTACTTCTGGACAAAGCTAGACATTGATGGTGACGCACTTGGAAGTAGAAATGCACTCACGTTCTGGTCTATGTGTGATATCCTTAACCGAGGAAACTGCAGGTACTCCTTCGAATTGAACTAATTATATCTTTATTCTTTCTAGTTATGCGAATTCAGTTCTCTTCAATTCTTTGTACATTGAAACTCAGAGAGCAGAGTTGacatccgtttcttggattttgaaCTGATGCAGGACCACTTTTGAAGAGGCATTCCGGCATATGTATGGGTTGCCAGAACACATTGAAGCGCTTCCTCCCATGCCTGAAGATGGTCATCATTGGTCTTCTCTCCATAATTGGGTGATGCCAACTCCATCTTTCCTCGAGTTTGTCATGTTCTCACGGTAACACTACTATTTTCAACATATTCAACAAAATATACAACCATTTCCTCCAAACTCACCGTCCCAGTTTTTAAATCGCAATCACAGGATGTTCTCAGAGTCTCTAGATGCATTGCACAACAATCCTAACGACTCCCAAAGCTGCTCATTAGCTTCATCGCAGCTCGAGGTATAAATATCCAGATTCTTACTTATTGACTTTGTTCTCCCACATTCACAAAGTTCTGATTATTCTATTGTCTTTGTTTTGAACAATGAGTAGAGAAAGCACTGTTACTGCCGGGTCTTGGAACTGCTGGTTAATGTGTGGGCATACCACAGCGGGAGAAAGATGGTTTACATAAACCCGAGAGACGGTTCACTAGAGGAACAACACCCGTTACCGCAACGAAGAGGTTTAATGTGGGCCAAGTACTTTAACTTCACTTTACTGAAAAGCATGGACGAGGACTTGGCAGAAGCAGCAGATGATAACGACCATCCAAGGGAGAGATGGCTATGGCCACTAACCGGAGAAGTGCATTGGAAAGGCGTTTACGAGAGGGAACGTGAGGAAAGATACCGATTGAAAATGGACAAGAAACGTAAAACTAAGGAGAAACTTTACGATAGGATCAAGAACGGTTACAAGCAGAAGTCACTCGGAGGATGAAGACAGATATCTACTTTTTGCGTGCATTCAAAGAAGATTAACGTGCTCTCGATCTCGACGACGCATGAGATTACACGAAAGATATCATCGAAAGCAAAGAGATCACTCTTTTGCTATTTGCTGGAGATTATAGGAGAAGAGAGTTTAGATTTAGAACCTATTCTTCAACCCATTAAAAGTAAAGGTTTCCTTTGTTATTCTCTTCTTTGCTTCCATAAAGCAATTTTGATATTGATGCTGCAtagttttcattcatcttacTATCATTTTAATTCGACCAGTCTTGGTCACTCTACCAGACCACAGAATCTTTCAGTTATTACACGACATAAAATAATAGAGTTCCACTTTTCAAATTACACAATCATAAAGTAATtgctaaagaaaaaaatttaaacagaaaagatacaATCTTCTGTAAACTTGGTTAACATTTGTTTACAATCTTTTGTTAGTTCTCCTACAAAACTATTTGCTCTTTTATCATTTTGCATCGtagttaattaatttagataAAATGAATTTCTCGTACAGATGTTGAAGATGACATGACATGACTCAAGACCAACATTGCCAACGACCATCCTGACGCAGACTCACTACCTCGTGTTTGGTTTTCATTAAGAATTTCTAGTGGAGCCCTCAGACAAATAAAAGAAGCAAATCATTACAAAAGCTACCTATCTAGTACCCAATTTATCTATATGTCATTACTTTAGACAAAAGTATTTGAAGACAGACCGGTTCACATGCGAGTCTGGACTCAATCGACCCCTTCAACAAAGCCCTTTTTCGCCATCtactaaacaaaacaaagaggaaccataaataaattaaaaacctaCAGAAACTTTTGGAAAGCTAAACTCTCTTTTCGTCATGCACATCTACATCAAAAACTGACCAAATGAgttaaacatttattattttgagtaATGGATCAGTCGAAATAATGAAGTAACGACGACTTCACTAAATCAAATGGTATGAGATAGTCGGAAAGAATCAACCGAAGTTGATGGGGGATCAATTTGCCAAAAAAAGTTGATGGGTGAGTTGGTATGTATATAAACGGTCCCAAATCCCAATACTTTCTAACCccatactaattttttttataccaTTTATGGCCTATAACTATATTGCCTATACaatgatttcttattttatatagataatATTTTATGGTTCTTCTTCAATGTTAGTCATGTACTGTTAAATATAGGTTTgcgttatgaaataacttataatttatagtatcgaaaaatttaaataagagtagaatttaatacccgtaggaaggaaataacactaatataagggagagagtttattataaggaagaagaagaagatgtaatggtgtacaaaagagtgagatgagtgatggtatttatagtgagcaacaatacataaaataacaaagatgatgcttgatttggtaaatgagtgggtgatcatagtgcttgatgagtagatgatcatagtgcttgagttggtaaaggagtggaggatcatttcaaagtttgtcttataacactcccccttgatcatccatcttgtattaaattaagtttcgtaacactcccccttggggatcggtgtcactctccgctctcgcttaacgtctttgttgcctcgttaaaaacctttctaggaaaacccagtgggaaaaaccatagttaggtaaaaagagtacaactacgtaagctccccctcgattgagcagtcatagatccttctgatgacgcattccaatgttatggacatgttttctgaataccgaagtaGGAAGTacttttgtgaagaggtcggctgcattgtcgcatgatcggacatatcttacttcaatctctttcttcttctcgagctcttgagtgtatgagaagaactttggatgtatatgttttgttctatcacttttgatatatccttccttcgtttgagcaacacatgctgcattgtcttcatatagaatagttggtcCCGTACTTTTGTCAATCCCACTACTTGAACAAATGTGTTGACTTATTGATTTTAGCCATACGCATTctttacttgcttcatggagtgcgatgatctcaacatgatttgaagaggtagccacaagcgtttgtttctgagaacgccaagatatagcagtgcctccgatcgtaaaaacatatcctgtttgcgatcgggctttgtgtggatctgaaagatatcttgcatctgcaaaaccaatcatttgaccatttgaatctttagggtaaaataagcctaaatcaatagtcccttgtaggtaacgaaagacatgtttaattcaattccaatgtcttcgtgttggagatgagctaaatcttgctagaagattaacagcgaatgatatatcaggccgtgtacacactacaaaaaaaaggatATATTGTGACTACATCTTGAGACGAACTGTCTCGGTCACAATTTAGTGACGTTTTTAATACGTTGTTGTGACtgggttttttctttttaattatgtaGTTGTTTCGTCACTATATTATGACGATGTAAGTCGTTGCTATATTTAGTCACAACTAAAGACGTAATTGTTACTATAGTAATAAACGTAACGGTCGTGACGGTATTGTGACTATACGTATCATCACAAACTGGATATGAAACGGTGACGGAAAGATAAGTCTCTATTTGGTACGTAATTGTGACTCACATTTAGTCATTAACTAACACCAACGAaagatattttcttttgttcaccAACGAAAGATATATTTATTGTTGCAAACTTTTACATAAATGATGTAACAGTTTTGTAGCTAACTAAACCCAAATATCTCATGTTTACTTTTTTTCACGATTTGTGACTCAACCCTTTGAGTCTATAAAAATAGTTGCATAAcaataacaatattttaaaatggagAGAAATTCTTTTACAAACATATGTCaatgttacattttttttattcagtgCATAACTATTTATAAGGACTATACCTAATCTAATATGAaatatactttattatttcctttttatattattaattagaaTCCTAATCTCTTTATACATAGCATACGTACGAGACCTTTGAAAACAGAAAATAGTCCAATTACAATAAGGATAGAAATAAAAAGATTGTGTTGGTTCTACAGATAATCCTtgagaagagaaaagagagattcTCAAGCCATCTACTGTCAAGGAGAAGGAAAAATAAGCTCTCTGCTGTAGAAAAGAATGTCACTGAACAATGATATTAAAATTGCAAGAAAGTGGATGTACGAAAGAATCGATGGCTCCACTAATCAAGTTTCAGAAACTTGTTGTCAAGGTTTAGAGAGTTTTATGAAATTTGCAAAGAATCAATTTCTATTTCTCGAGAATGCCAAGCTATTTTGTCCATGTTATAAATGTGACGATGGAAGATTATTAGAAGAAAAAACTGTGTGGAGTCATCCATGTAATAGGGGTTTTACATGCAACTACTGGGTTTGGTCAGCAAAAATTTAGGTTTTACTGCAATGCAAAATGAAAACGTTGATCCAATTGTTTGTGTTGATCCAGTGCACGTTGAGACACTAGCACATGTACATGGTCAAGCATAATATCTTGATTAtatggaagaggaagaagaacttGTTCAGAGGCCGAAGATGGAAATCATGATATCAAAATAAGTGATGAAgaatcaaattaattttgtttttttttttgagttttatgttgattttaagtttattttttaatacaatAGGTTActtttttaattacaaatataCATTCAAAAGTTAATTTTGGAACTTTCGATCATTAGAGGCGGCATTCTGAAATTATAAGGATACGGCCATAAAAATTTGACAAAATCCACGTAAAATAATTAGGCTTatttattgattaaatattctactAAGCCGTCAAAAACCCTACAGTTCTCATTAATATATAAGTAACCTCACAACTCGCCGTCAAAAGTATAGCACTAAAGTACTCTCTCATAGAAACCCTCTCTGGAATCTTTTCCTCTTGCCGGATCTAGTGGTGTTCCAATTTTTTTTCCGTCACCGTTAATTCTTATTGTGTATGGGTTTCTTGTTTGTAATATATCTTCAAATTCGTATAGGTTGAAAGATTAGAAACTCATTATCAATGTTTGCATTGAATCGTGTGCTCACCAATTCTTTAAACAATAGTACAATCGTGTACTCACCGAATAGTACAATAGTTATCCACTGGGTAATGCATAAGTGGGAACAATAACCCATAGAGTGGAAGAGCTTGAAGCTGACTTGCAAAAGAGTTGTGATGAGTATGAAGTCCTTAAGAAACAAGTCGAAGCTGTGGAGGCTTTCTGCTTCAACACAAACTAGTTTGCTTTATCTACGGCACTTGCTAGGATTTTTTCCATTTAAATTGCTGTTCAAGTTTAAActatgtttataaatttttaatgttatggaatttttattttcaataatttgtctttctcagatttttttttttttttggtaaaataattatcaaaaccACGTTGTAATATAGCTAACATTTacagaaaatttataaaaataaaaaaatatatggataTGATTATAATTCTGTAAAATCGTGACTAATTTAATAAAAGCAATCACTACAACTTTTACATCTAAATTAGTAGCTAATTAAGATGGATTTGTGatgttttttttagtgaaaaattgTGACGAATACGTGACAAAATATAAGTATCTAATTAAGACTAATTTGTGACAAAATGCATGACATTTGAGTTAAGAAATAAGtagcttttacgacgaaactgtTACGATTTTCAGTGACAATACATAACATATCTGAGACTGCAAATCAGTAGCAAAATTAGATTGTTTAGTGACTACGTATTAGTTATCAATTGTGAAGATTGGAGACAAATGTTTTGTCACACCGAGTTACGAAACTGAGACGGTGTAATGGTCACAAAAAATGACGATTTTGTGACATGATTATTAGTTGGTAATTGTGGCTGTTTTGTCACTTATATGTATCGTCACGCCTTGTGTCGGAATTGTTACGGTCTCAATACGTCGCAACATTGTTATGTTTTtgataccaaaaaatatttgtgaCGATTGTATTGCAACCGTATACAAACAGTTACAAATACGTCACAATGTCAATATTGTgacgaaatattttttattgtgaCGAAATATTTCGTTACAATAGActcattttcttgtagtgacaatTTTCAAGGTACATcaacgctccaattgcacttagatatggtacttccggaccaagtatctcttcttttcctcaggtggtcgaaatggatcactttcaatgttAAGTGATCTGACGACCATCGGAGTACTAAGGAGAATATATTTATCCATATTAAagcgtttcaacactcttttggTGTATGTAGATTGATGTACAAATATactattttgaaaatgttctatttgaaggccaagacaatactgtgtctttccgagatctttcatctcaaattctccttttagatattctgatgccttttgtatttccttctgagttccaataatatttagatcatcaacatataccgcgattatcacaaatccggatgttgttttcttgatgaaaacacatgggcatataggatcattcacatatccttcttttgttaaatgttcactgagacgattgtaccacatacgtccagattgttttaactcatataatgatctttgcaattttattgcacataactctttaggtttggaacttaatgcttctggcattttaaatccatcagggattttcatgtagatatcaatATCTAATAAtccgtatagataagctgtaacaacatccatgagacgcatctcaagatttttatcagcggctagactcatcaggaatctaaatgtgatcgcatccattacaggagaatatgtttcctcataatcaataccaggtctttgagaaaatccttgggctacaaggtgagctttataccttgtaatctcatttttctcatttcgtttttgaacgaaaatccatctgtacccaactggtctcacatcttcaagtgtgagtacaatagatccaaacacttttcgtttgttaagcgaatcaagttcgatttgtattgcttctttccatttattccaatcatgtctcttttgacattcatatatggatttcggttctggatcatcggtatCTTCATTTACCTCATTTGACATAAGATATGAGAAAACATCACCAATGTCATCATTTTCATTCCTTTTCCATATctttttattatggatgtaattaatagaaatctcatgattatctttcgattcatgatgctctgattcatcagagtccttatcatttatttcttccaaaatattttctgctattttgggtgcatcatatatttcagctttcttctgtttcctaggattcttatccttagaaccaacaggtctaccacgcttcaggcgtgtttttggctctcgtgtgtcatcctctttttcttgttcatttggctttttgatacgagcaggagcatttgcagctggtatatgagatttagttaccgtcttggtatctgcaaatgcatcaggtagctggttagctatactctgtaaatgcataattcgtcgaacttctagttctgactctttagtagaaggatcaagatataacaatgatggtacactccattttatatcacttccaacatttttgttttctccccctagaactgggaatacattttcgtcaaaatgacaatcagcaaaacgtgctgtaaagacgtcaccagtctgtggttctaggtatcttataattgatggagagtcacaaccaacatatattcccaaccttctttgtggtcctatctttgttcgttgtggtggtgctacatgcacatataccgcacaaccaaagattctaaagtgggaaatgtttggttctcgaccaaacgctaactgtagtggagaatacttatggtatgcactcggtctgatccgaatgagttcttctgcatgcaaaatggcatgtccccttacagaggttggaagttttgatctcatgatcaatggtcttgcaatcaattgcagacgcttaattaaagattcagccaaaccattttgcgtatgaacatgagcaatcgaatgttcaacttcaattcccattaccatacaatagtcattgaatgctttggatgtgaattcaccagcgttgtctagtctaactcttttaatagtataatcaggaaactgtgctcgcagtttgattatctgagttagaaatctcgtaaatgccacatttcgagatgataatagacaaatgtgtgaccatctactggatgcgtcaattaataccataaaatagtggaatggtccacatggtggatatataggtccacatatatcactttgaattctttcaaggaactttggtgattctttatcgattttggttggcgatggccttacgatcaatttccctagagaacatgcaacacatgtcattttattcccttgagaaatctcatgggttttcagtgaatgaccatgtgagctctcaatgattctacgcatcattgtagtgcctggatggccaagccgatcatgccataatgtgaactcttctggggtccattttactacaagatttgattcgatctcatcgatataagtatgatgtagtcccgaaggaagttctggaaacttttccaataagtgttttctgccacatttttctgaaattacatacatgtatttctttccatcctcagttgcagactgagtatcatatccgtgaagatatatgtctttaaaactcaacaaaatccttttagaactcggagaatataaagcattatttatggaaaattttgttccattcggcaaagtaaagtttgctttaccagttccttcaatcacgtctgcaggacctgatattgtattgacgacaatttttgtcggttttatatcagagaaatatctcttttgtctcagaatagtgtgcgttgttccactatctggtatgcatattttacgaatccgtttcttggattttgctccattagcatgttgatccatttctgaaattgtcatattaataaaagaaaacataaaattcattcatataatgATCATAAATGGAAACACGCAATATTGATATATTAAGGTGacgttaaaaacatcattattttctGAACAAACCAATTTAGTGTTATAACTTTGACTAAACGTATTATTATCAAACAAGCATATTGGTGACACACGTGTGCATGTGCATGGTTCAATGAATATACGAGCAAATAGGTAACGCAACTACACGTTATAAAGGTGTTTTCTGTTTAAAGTgttaaccgaaccaaaccaattaACAATAAGCGATACACATTACAGTTTgtagaattaaattaaacaaagtcGTTTTAGTagatccatcgatcgatgcgttatagcccataaacccatcgatcgatgtgttttaGCAGATGTACAACCATTAGTCatggttaatatattatatgtcaTATGACTATAGTATTATAGTGCATTGCTTTAAAACATGCATATATACAATCAGACAAATTAATATCATCGTctaaaatgactatatatatatatatattttattttattttttgttagaatttcgt
This genomic stretch from Brassica napus cultivar Da-Ae chromosome C9, Da-Ae, whole genome shotgun sequence harbors:
- the LOC106433127 gene encoding uncharacterized protein LOC106433127; the encoded protein is MRNSLSFEIDDNGGAGRDGNHSVVRDRLRLKPIPSGDRRDRLDRSSVRSSTARPHHIGGRSLNRKGVLSWLKPRGNWLLYFLVAFTVCAFVMSSVLLQDSIAWQGSARGGGGARRRIGFGSSLKYVPGGVARTLIEGEGLDSLRSGVRIGVRPPRLALILGNMKKDSRTLMLVTVMKNLQKLGYVFKVFAVENGEARSLWEQLAGHVKVLVSDQLGQADWTIFEGVIADSLEAKEAISSLMQEPFRSVPLIWIVHEDILANRLPVYQKMGQNSLISHWRSAFARANAVVFPQFTLPMLHSILDVGNFVVIPESVVDVWAAESYSEVHTKQELREINGFGEDDLVIMVLGSSFFYDEFSWDNAVAMHMLGPLLTRYGRRKDTGGSFKFVFLYGNSTEGQNNAVQEVASRLGMTQGTVRHFGLNEDVNRVLLMADILVYASSQEEQSFPPLIVRAMSFGIPIITPDFPVMKKYMADGVHGIFFRRNDPDALLKAFSPLISDGSLSKFAQTIASSGRLLTKNMMAAECITGYARLLENIVHFPSDTFLPGSISQLQVTSWEWSLFRSEIGQPKSFIQDSTYASIGRRGIVFQLEEKLTGVVESTNPVDNNTIFLSDELPSKLDWDVLEEIEGAEEYEKVESEELEDRMERDVEDWEEIYRNARKSEKLKFEVNERDEGELERTGQPLCIYEVYNGAGAWPFLHHGSLYRGLSLSSKDRRLSSDDVDAADRLPLLNDSHYRDILCEIGGMFSVATKVDSIHMRPWIGFQSWRAAGRKVSLSSKAEGSLENIIQQDTKGEIIYFWTKLDIDGDALGSRNALTFWSMCDILNRGNCRTTFEEAFRHMYGLPEHIEALPPMPEDGHHWSSLHNWVMPTPSFLEFVMFSRMFSESLDALHNNPNDSQSCSLASSQLERKHCYCRVLELLVNVWAYHSGRKMVYINPRDGSLEEQHPLPQRRGLMWAKYFNFTLLKSMDEDLAEAADDNDHPRERWLWPLTGEVHWKGVYEREREERYRLKMDKKRKTKEKLYDRIKNGYKQKSLGG